CGATTTCCTTTGACGTCATAATAAAAAAGTGATTTCAAAGACTTAAAGATTTATATGAAGAAAAATATTGTTTTAAAAATAAAGAGGATTTAAAGTTATTCATACCAATTTTCAACGAAAAGAAATTGGATCTAGAAAACTATCTTAAATTAGATGACTATACTTTTATAGATTTTATTAAAAAATGCATAAATGAAGATGATAAAATATTATCAGATTTAAGTAATCGAATCATTACTAGAAATTTCTTTGGTTTTTTCAAAGAATCAGAGTATAACAAATTGAGACAAAGTTTTGAGAAGTTAAATCTTGATAAGAAATATTATTTTCATAATTTAGAACTAAAACCAGTATTAATGTATAATGCGGATTTAGATTCAAAAAAAGATGAAACAATATATATTATTGATAATAGTGGCTTGGTTCAAAGTTTTGATCAGATTTCAGAAATTATTGATTATAGTAGTAAAAATAAAGATAAAAAATTAAATTCACAAAATATATATATTTTTCCCAAAATAATGTAAAATAGTGATTGTTAGAGGTGTAAAAAATGGCTATAAAATTATCAAATATAGAGATGGCTTATGATTATTTGAAAAATAATAAAGAAAGTGCCAATTTCGAGGAAATTTGAAATAGCATTGCAAATGAAATTCATGAAGACAATGTTAAAAAAAATGAAATAATCGCAGAACTGTATACTGATCTAGTTTTAGATAATCGTTTCGCACTTACTTCTTCGGGAGAATGAGGTTTACGAGACTATTTAAAATTTGATGACGTTAAGAAGCAATATGATTATGTTGATAAATTTGAAACTACAGAAGAGTTTGAAGATTTAGATGCATACTTAGCGACAGACATTTATGATACAGATGATATTGAAAACGCGGGTCCAAAAATTATCAGGGAAATCAATCAAAACGAAATTGATGAAGAGGATATAGATGACGACGACGATTATTTAGATGACGATGATGACGACGACGAACCAATCGATGAAGACATCTATGATGACGTTGACAATTAATTATAATTTTAAAATGTCGTAAATTTTTTACGACAATTTTACTTTTAAGGGGGTAAGTTTATGACAAAATATATATTTGTAACTGGAGGAGTAGTTTCTGGTTTAGGAAAAGGAATTACAGGTAGTTCTCTAGGAGTTCTGCTAAAAAGTAGTGGTTTAAAAGTTTTTATGCAAAAATTTGACCCGTATTTAAACGTAGATCCAGGTACTATGAGTCCATACCAACATGGAGAAGTTTATGTTACAGAAGATGGAGCAGAAACTGATTTAGATTTAGGACATTATGAAAGATTTATTGATGAAAGTTTGAGTAAGAATTCTAGTGTTACATCAGGGAGAATTTATCTTTCGGTTTTAGAAGCTGAAAGAAGAGGAGACTGAGATGGAAAAACAGTCCAAGTTATTCCACACATTACTGATGAAATTAAAAAGAAAATTTATTTAGCAGGTAAAAATGGAGCTGATGTAGTAATTACTGAAATTGGAGGAACAGTTGGTGATATCGAATCCCAACCATTCATTGAAGCAATTCGACAAGTAAGAATGGAACTGGGAAAGGAAAATGTTGCATTTATTCATGTACCGTTACTACCTTATTTAAGAGTAAGTGGTGAACACAAGACTAAGCCAGTTCAACACTCAGTTAAAGAAATGCTAAAATTAGGAATTCAACCAGATATAATTGTTGCTAGAACCGAAACCACAATTGGTGATGAGGTAAGAAATAAAATATCACTATTTTGTAACATTCCTGATGAAAATGTGATTGTAGCCCCAGATGAAAATTCGATTTATGAAGTACCAATGACTTTATTCAAACAGGACTTGCACAAAATTGTTGCAAAGCAATTAAATATGAAACTAAAAACAACTAAAATCGATCACTGAACTAATTTTTTAACTAAGTTAAATAATGCTAAAGAAGTAGTTGAGGTATATGTTGTTGGTAAATATGTTGAATTAAAAGATGCCTATCTTTCGGTTATTGAATCATTGCATATTGCTGGATTAGAAAACGGATTTAAGGTAAAAATCAATTGAATTCAATCTGCCAATTTGAACGATCAAAATTATCAAGATGTTTTAAAAGATGCCAAAGGAATCCTGGTACCAGGAGGATTTGGTAAAAGAGGGATTGAAGGAAAAGTTTTAGCAGCAAAATTTGCTCGTGAAAACAATATTCCATATTTGGGTATTTGTTTGGGGATGCAAGTTGCCACTGTTGAATTTGCTAAAAACGTTTTAAAATTGGAAAATCCCAATTCAACCGAGTTTGACCAAAACACCCCAAATCCTATTATTGATATCATTAAGGGGAAAGATACTCAAACAATTGGGGGAACCCTGAGGCTGGGTCTGTATAAAACTAAATTGAAGCCAAAAACTATGGCTCATAAACTTTATAAGGGCGACTTTGCTTATGAAAGACATCGTCATCGTTATGAATTTAATAACGATTATCGCCAACAATTTGAAGCTGCAGGAATGGTGTTTTCGGGAGAATATGTTGAAAAAAAATTAGTAGAAATAATCGAAATTCCAACTAATAAATTCTTCGTAGCAGCACAATACCACCCAGAATTCACTTCAAGACCTAATAAGCCAAACCCGTTGTTCAATGGTTTTATTCAGGCTATAATAAAAAATTAAATGTGTAAATTTATAATAAAAAAGTTTATAATTAAATAGATGAGAAAAGAGGAAGAAAATGTCAAAAATTTATCACAAGCGTCTAGTTAACGCTGATGCAATGGTTAAGGCTGCTCACAAAAATAAATATGCAATTGGGCACTTTAACATTAACAACTTAGAATGAACAAAAGCAATTTTAAGTGCAGCTCAAGAAACTAAAACTCCAACTATTATAGCAACTTCAGAAGGTGCTATGAAATATATGGGAGGACCTGCAACTGTTGTTGGTTTAGTAAATGGATTATTAGATGAATTAAACATCACAGTTCCAGTTGCTTTACACTTAGACCACGGTCAATCAGTTGAAATGGCTAAAAAATGTATTTTAGCTGGTTACTCTTCAGTTATGTTTGATGGAAGTCATTTCCCATACGCTGAAAACTTGGCAAAAACAAAAGAAGTAATTGATTTTGCTAAAAAATATGAAGTATCAGTTGAAGCTGAAATTGGTTCAATTGGTGGTGAAGAAGATGGTGTTGTTGGAAACGGTGAACTTGGAGATCCAACTGAAGCTGGAGAAATGGCTAAAACAGGAATTTCAATGTTAGCCGCAGGTATTGGAAACATTCACGGTAAATACCCAGAATGATGAAAAACTCTATCTTTTGAAACTTTGGAAAAACTTCAAAGTGCAGCTAAAATGCCAATGGTATTACATGGTGGAAGTGGAATCCCTCAAGATCAAGTTAAAAAAGCTATTTCTTTAGGAATTTCAAAAATCAATGTTAACACTGAATTACAATTAGCATTTAGAGATGCAACAAGAAAATATATCGAAGAGAAAAAAGACTTAGATGACGCAGGAAAAGGATTTGACCCTCGTAAGTTACTAGCTCCTGGTTACAAAGCATTAGTTGATACTTTTAAAGAATTAACTGGATGATTTGGAAGCCAAGGAAAAGCTTAAATTAAAAAAACAGCTATAAAGTTGTTTTTTTAATTTATTTTAAATTTATTAAATTTTTTATAGAATTATAACAAAAAAGTGGTATTATTAATTTTGGTACAAAAAACATAGTTAAGGAGTGTAAACTATGCCAAGAAAAGATATTCATCCAAAGTATTTTGATGCAAAATTCATCTGTACAACTTGTAGTAAAGAATTTGTTGGAGGTTCAACAAAGGGAGAAGAGATCAGATTAGACACTTGTTCTAATTGTCATCCTTTCTACACTGGTAACCAACAATATAGCAATGCTGCTGGACGTATTGAGAGATTTAACACAAAATTTGTGAAGAAAGAAGAAACTGCTAAAAAAATTGCAATGGATTCAGAAGCACAAAAAGCACAAAACGCTAAGACAAAAAAAGCTACAAAACCTGAAGCTTAGTTTTAAGGGGCCTAAAAAGGTCCTTTTTTTAATTAAATTATTAAATTCAAGTATAATAAGATAAAGGTGATTGAAATGAGTATTAAATTTGAAAATGTTAAAGTAACAACAAAAAAACAAAAACAATGAAATATTGATTTCAATGCCCAATCGGGAAAGGTTACTAGCTTTCTTTGTGAGGAAAGAATTGTTAGAACAGAGTTTAAAAAGATAATGAAGGGCTTAGGCCATGTAAGTTCAGGACGCACTTTGATAAATAATAATGACATGATTAACTACAAGTTAAATCAAAATCAAATCGCTGATTTAACAAAAGATAGTTATATTGAAAGGATTGTCCCACCGAGATTAAGTCTATTTATTTCGCTTCTATTTAATCGAGATTTTATCAGAGATGGTAAAACCAAAATCATTAAGGCTCGCTATGAATACTTATCATACAAGACTTCAAAAAATAATCAAAGTGATTTACAAATGCGACAAGAGATTCAAAGAATTATTCATATTTTTGTTGAAAATTCAATCAGGGTCGAAAAAGAACTTTTAGATATTTTTTTCAAGCAGATTACAGAATTTAACAATTCAAGAGCTGATAGCAAGATTAACGGTGTCAGTGGTAATCTAGCGATTTTACTAAAACGATTCAATCTATTAAAAGAAATTAATGCAAATAAGGAATTACTTTTGACGTTCATGCAATCTCTTTGAGATAAGGTTTATGCTTTTATAGAACTGAGATATTCTTGTGATTGCGAATATAATAGTGGTAGAATAAAAGCGAAAATCTCAAGGAAATTAAGATTTTACGAGCACGAATGAATTGTTAAGGAACAGTTGAAATTAATTGATTTGGATGTTAGTCAGTTAAAGTCTTCAATCCAACACAATAAAATTGAAATAAAGAATCTAGCTAGAAAAATTAACAAGATATTAAATGGTTACAAAAAATTAGATAGTCAAGTTGGCTTAAATTTAATTTCTGAACTTAAAATTTGAAATAATCTTTCAGCAGATCAAAGATTTGAATTTAGACGCAAACAAGAAAACCTATTCTTCAAGATCCTTTTAGATGAATCAAACATTATCAAAGGTAAAATAGTTGAAATAGTTCACAGGTATCACGAACTAGTTTTGGAAGGCAAAACCGAACAAGGAGAAAAGAAAAATTTCAGATCTATTTGCAAAATTAAAAGATCACAAATTCCAACCCTTTACTCTTTGTCGCATTCTTGAACACAAGATATTTTAAATAAACTTGAAATTAAGTTTGATTGATTTATAAGTTCTTTCAAAGTAAGTTCGTTAGCCCAAATTTATTTACAAATAATCAGAGCGATTCATTTAAAAAAGAAAAACATTATTATCGACAACAAATTTCATATGCTAACAAAAAACGATGCAAATTCGTTGATAAACACAATCAGAAGAATAAATGCTTTCTTCCCCAAGGTCTCTATTATTATTATGGAAAGCAATTTGAAAAACCTTCCAAATCTTAACGAACCTTTTTATTCAATTAACAATAGTGATTTAGAATACGTTTCGTTGAATAATGAGTTTTCAAAAAACAACAGCCCTTATCTGAAGGAATTTAATTACAAAAACTTCACCACTAATATTCAGTTAGAAAAAAACTTGTTAAAAATATTAGATCAAAGTTTGAAATTGCCTGATAAAAAATCAACAATTGATTCAAAAGTGGCGATTATTAATCCCTTCGCCATAGAAGTTTTAAATGAAAAAAATGCAAAAAATTCTATGCAATTTGCTGCCAAAATAATTAGTGATTCCAATTTTGTGGACCCCAGCCTTTATTTGGCGGAGATAAATCCAAATGTATCATTGTACTTCTATGAAAATCAAAATATTAACGAGAACAAAGCTGTAAAAATTGCTATCAGTCAAGAGGCTATTTTTATACCCGAAGGGAATTAAAATAAATGAGAGAAAAATACCTAAAATTAGAAAACAAAATTAAAGAATTTGATACAATAATTATTGCAAAACATGTTAATCCAGACTTTGATGCAATTGGTAGTGCTTTTGGACTAAAATTTATTATTGAAGATAATTTTAAAGACAAAAAAGTATTTGTTGTTGGTTCTAAAATTGATGAAGGAAAATACGAAAATCCTCAATTAACTGAAGCGGTAATTAAAAAGTCAATTTTAATTACTTGTGATACTGCAAACAAGGAAAGAGTTGATTTTGAATTTATTAATGAAGCAAAGGAGATTTTCAAAATTGATCACCATGTTGATGGGGATGATTTTGGACATTGCGAACTTGTTGATTCTTCAGCAATTGCCTGTTGTCAAATGATTGCTATTTGATCAAAAGAAATGAATCTGAAAATATCAAAAGAGGCTGCAAGTCATCTATACAAAGGGTTAATTACAGATTCAAACCGATTCTTGTATAAAAATACAAATGCTCAAACATTTGAAGCAGCTCAATTTTTAATCAGCACAGGCATTGATTTTGTTGGAATTTATGATAGCTTATATATCAGAAGCTTGGAAGTGCAAAAATGGATTAATAAATGTTTTTCAAAAGCTGAATTTATCAATGGTGTTGCTCACATAAAAATATTTAAAAAAGAATATGAAGATTTGAGTTTAACATTAGAGGAAGTCAAATCAAGTTTGGGAAGCATTTGTGGAATTAAAGAAATCAAGATTTCAATTTTAGCTATTGAAGTTGAGGACCAAATTAAGATCTCTCTTAGAAGCTCAAATTATTCAGTAAATCAAATTGCTAATAAATTTGGGGGTGGAGGTCACAGACTAGCGGCAGCTTGTAAAATAGCTTCTTGAGATGATTTCTCACAAGTTTTAGAAGCAGCTCAAATTTTAATTAAAAGCGAGGAAAAAAATGTTAACTAAAAATTTACAAAATAAATTAGGATGAATTGAATTAATTACTGGATGTATGTTTGCTGGTAAAACAGAGGAATTCATTAAAAGATTGCGTCGTCACAGCTATGCTAAGCGTAATGTTGTAGCCTTTAAACCAATAATTGATGATAGATACTCAATTGATAAAATATCTTCTCATTCGGGTTCTCAATTTGAATCATACCCAGTTAAAGATAGCTTGCAAATGGTTGAAAAAATAAAAGAGTTGACTAAAATTAAGAAAATTGATGTCTTGGGAATAGACGAAATTCAGTTTTTTGATGAAGGAATTGTTAATTTAGTACAAGAATACGCTGACAAGGGTATAATAGTAATTGTTAATGGTTTGGACAAAGATTTCAAGTGCGAACCATTTAAAAACGTTGATAAACTGCTTGTTCAAGCTGAATATGTAGATAAACTTTCAGCGATTTGCCATAATTGTGGTTCAAATGCAAGTAGAACACAAAGAATAGTAAATGGCAAACCAGCTGCTGCTAACGAACCTGTTATATTAGTTTCAGGAGAAGAACAGTACGAAGCTCGTTGTCGCCATTGTTACATAAAACCAAAGTAAGGAGAAAACATGAATAGTAAAACCCTTGAAGCATTACAAGTAATGCAAAAAAGAATGCAGCAAATCGATGCAGATTTGCAAAATGAAGAAATCCT
This Spiroplasma endosymbiont of Panorpa germanica DNA region includes the following protein-coding sequences:
- the rpmE gene encoding 50S ribosomal protein L31, with the translated sequence MPRKDIHPKYFDAKFICTTCSKEFVGGSTKGEEIRLDTCSNCHPFYTGNQQYSNAAGRIERFNTKFVKKEETAKKIAMDSEAQKAQNAKTKKATKPEA
- the fba gene encoding class II fructose-1,6-bisphosphate aldolase, producing MSKIYHKRLVNADAMVKAAHKNKYAIGHFNINNLEWTKAILSAAQETKTPTIIATSEGAMKYMGGPATVVGLVNGLLDELNITVPVALHLDHGQSVEMAKKCILAGYSSVMFDGSHFPYAENLAKTKEVIDFAKKYEVSVEAEIGSIGGEEDGVVGNGELGDPTEAGEMAKTGISMLAAGIGNIHGKYPEWWKTLSFETLEKLQSAAKMPMVLHGGSGIPQDQVKKAISLGISKINVNTELQLAFRDATRKYIEEKKDLDDAGKGFDPRKLLAPGYKALVDTFKELTGWFGSQGKA
- a CDS encoding thymidine kinase, translating into MLTKNLQNKLGWIELITGCMFAGKTEEFIKRLRRHSYAKRNVVAFKPIIDDRYSIDKISSHSGSQFESYPVKDSLQMVEKIKELTKIKKIDVLGIDEIQFFDEGIVNLVQEYADKGIIVIVNGLDKDFKCEPFKNVDKLLVQAEYVDKLSAICHNCGSNASRTQRIVNGKPAAANEPVILVSGEEQYEARCRHCYIKPK
- a CDS encoding CTP synthase is translated as MTKYIFVTGGVVSGLGKGITGSSLGVLLKSSGLKVFMQKFDPYLNVDPGTMSPYQHGEVYVTEDGAETDLDLGHYERFIDESLSKNSSVTSGRIYLSVLEAERRGDWDGKTVQVIPHITDEIKKKIYLAGKNGADVVITEIGGTVGDIESQPFIEAIRQVRMELGKENVAFIHVPLLPYLRVSGEHKTKPVQHSVKEMLKLGIQPDIIVARTETTIGDEVRNKISLFCNIPDENVIVAPDENSIYEVPMTLFKQDLHKIVAKQLNMKLKTTKIDHWTNFLTKLNNAKEVVEVYVVGKYVELKDAYLSVIESLHIAGLENGFKVKINWIQSANLNDQNYQDVLKDAKGILVPGGFGKRGIEGKVLAAKFARENNIPYLGICLGMQVATVEFAKNVLKLENPNSTEFDQNTPNPIIDIIKGKDTQTIGGTLRLGLYKTKLKPKTMAHKLYKGDFAYERHRHRYEFNNDYRQQFEAAGMVFSGEYVEKKLVEIIEIPTNKFFVAAQYHPEFTSRPNKPNPLFNGFIQAIIKN
- a CDS encoding bifunctional oligoribonuclease/PAP phosphatase NrnA; amino-acid sequence: MREKYLKLENKIKEFDTIIIAKHVNPDFDAIGSAFGLKFIIEDNFKDKKVFVVGSKIDEGKYENPQLTEAVIKKSILITCDTANKERVDFEFINEAKEIFKIDHHVDGDDFGHCELVDSSAIACCQMIAIWSKEMNLKISKEAASHLYKGLITDSNRFLYKNTNAQTFEAAQFLISTGIDFVGIYDSLYIRSLEVQKWINKCFSKAEFINGVAHIKIFKKEYEDLSLTLEEVKSSLGSICGIKEIKISILAIEVEDQIKISLRSSNYSVNQIANKFGGGGHRLAAACKIASWDDFSQVLEAAQILIKSEEKNVN
- the rpoE gene encoding DNA-directed RNA polymerase subunit delta, whose amino-acid sequence is MAIKLSNIEMAYDYLKNNKESANFEEIWNSIANEIHEDNVKKNEIIAELYTDLVLDNRFALTSSGEWGLRDYLKFDDVKKQYDYVDKFETTEEFEDLDAYLATDIYDTDDIENAGPKIIREINQNEIDEEDIDDDDDYLDDDDDDDEPIDEDIYDDVDN